A DNA window from Corvus cornix cornix isolate S_Up_H32 chromosome 13, ASM73873v5, whole genome shotgun sequence contains the following coding sequences:
- the REEP2 gene encoding receptor expression-enhancing protein 2 isoform X1, protein MVSWIISRLVVLIFGTLYPAYSSYKAVKTKNVKEYVKWMMYWIVFAFFTTAETLTDIVLSWFPFYFELKIAFVIWLLSPYTKGSSVLYRKFVHPTLSNKEKEIDEYITQACDKSYETMMRVGKRGLNLAANAAVTAAAKGQGVLSEKLRSFSMQDLTLIRDEDTVHMRSRDPQLHPSGASLLETIEDSASCYSSGEESSVAHRSNGAPSDTRTDPSDEDAGDKLPKRTQSLKTPKKVVKAELPVRSVKARPKKKAAGSLASGESS, encoded by the exons ATGGTCTCTTGGATAATCTCTCGCCTCGTGGT GCTGATCTTCGGCACCCTCTACCCCGCGTACTCCTCCTACAAGGCCGTGAAGACGAAAAACGTAAAGGAATAT GTGAAGTGGATGATGTACTGGATTGTGTTTGCCTTTTTCACCACTGCAGAAACACTCACAGACATTGTTCTTTCTTG gtttcctttttatttcGAGCTGAAAATCGCATTTGTGATTTGGCTGCTCTCCCCTTACACCAAGGGCTCCAGTGTCCTCTACAGGAAGTTTGTGCACCCAACGCTCTCCAATAAGGAGAAG GAAATTGATGAATACATTACTCAGGCTTGTGACAAGAGCTATGAAACCATGATGCGAGTTGGCAAGAGAGGGTTAAACCTTGCTGCCAATGCAGCAGTTACTGCAGCTGCAAAG GGCCAGGGAGTTTTGTCTGAGAAGCTTCGAAGTTTCAGCATGCAGGATCTCACTCTGATCCGAGATGAAGATACTGTGCATATGCGGAGCCGTGATCCACAGCTGCACCCCTCTGGGGCGAGTCTTCTGGAAACCATTGAAGACTCAG CTTCCTGTTACTCCtcaggagaggagagcagtgtGGCACATCGGTCTAACGGAGCCCCATCAGATACTAGAACAGACCCATCAGATGAAGATGCAGGAGACAAACTTCCTAAACGTACCCAGAGTCTCAAAACTCCTAAAAAGGTGGTGAAAGCTGAG cttCCAGTAAGAAGTGTAAAAGCCCGCCCTAAGAAGAAAGCTGCTGGCTCTCTTGCTTCTGGCGAGTCATCCTAA
- the REEP2 gene encoding receptor expression-enhancing protein 2 isoform X3 translates to MKMSSTDLNTDSCGIPLVKWMMYWIVFAFFTTAETLTDIVLSWFPFYFELKIAFVIWLLSPYTKGSSVLYRKFVHPTLSNKEKEIDEYITQACDKSYETMMRVGKRGLNLAANAAVTAAAKGQGVLSEKLRSFSMQDLTLIRDEDTVHMRSRDPQLHPSGASLLETIEDSASCYSSGEESSVAHRSNGAPSDTRTDPSDEDAGDKLPKRTQSLKTPKKVVKAELPVRSVKARPKKKAAGSLASGESS, encoded by the exons ATGAAGATGAGCAGCACAGATCTCAACACTGATTCCTGTGGGATTCCACTG GTGAAGTGGATGATGTACTGGATTGTGTTTGCCTTTTTCACCACTGCAGAAACACTCACAGACATTGTTCTTTCTTG gtttcctttttatttcGAGCTGAAAATCGCATTTGTGATTTGGCTGCTCTCCCCTTACACCAAGGGCTCCAGTGTCCTCTACAGGAAGTTTGTGCACCCAACGCTCTCCAATAAGGAGAAG GAAATTGATGAATACATTACTCAGGCTTGTGACAAGAGCTATGAAACCATGATGCGAGTTGGCAAGAGAGGGTTAAACCTTGCTGCCAATGCAGCAGTTACTGCAGCTGCAAAG GGCCAGGGAGTTTTGTCTGAGAAGCTTCGAAGTTTCAGCATGCAGGATCTCACTCTGATCCGAGATGAAGATACTGTGCATATGCGGAGCCGTGATCCACAGCTGCACCCCTCTGGGGCGAGTCTTCTGGAAACCATTGAAGACTCAG CTTCCTGTTACTCCtcaggagaggagagcagtgtGGCACATCGGTCTAACGGAGCCCCATCAGATACTAGAACAGACCCATCAGATGAAGATGCAGGAGACAAACTTCCTAAACGTACCCAGAGTCTCAAAACTCCTAAAAAGGTGGTGAAAGCTGAG cttCCAGTAAGAAGTGTAAAAGCCCGCCCTAAGAAGAAAGCTGCTGGCTCTCTTGCTTCTGGCGAGTCATCCTAA
- the REEP2 gene encoding receptor expression-enhancing protein 2 isoform X2: MKMSSTDLNTDSCGIPLVTFLIVKWMMYWIVFAFFTTAETLTDIVLSWFPFYFELKIAFVIWLLSPYTKGSSVLYRKFVHPTLSNKEKEIDEYITQACDKSYETMMRVGKRGLNLAANAAVTAAAKGQGVLSEKLRSFSMQDLTLIRDEDTVHMRSRDPQLHPSGASLLETIEDSASCYSSGEESSVAHRSNGAPSDTRTDPSDEDAGDKLPKRTQSLKTPKKVVKAELPVRSVKARPKKKAAGSLASGESS, encoded by the exons ATGAAGATGAGCAGCACAGATCTCAACACTGATTCCTGTGGGATTCCACTGGTAACTTTCCTCATT GTGAAGTGGATGATGTACTGGATTGTGTTTGCCTTTTTCACCACTGCAGAAACACTCACAGACATTGTTCTTTCTTG gtttcctttttatttcGAGCTGAAAATCGCATTTGTGATTTGGCTGCTCTCCCCTTACACCAAGGGCTCCAGTGTCCTCTACAGGAAGTTTGTGCACCCAACGCTCTCCAATAAGGAGAAG GAAATTGATGAATACATTACTCAGGCTTGTGACAAGAGCTATGAAACCATGATGCGAGTTGGCAAGAGAGGGTTAAACCTTGCTGCCAATGCAGCAGTTACTGCAGCTGCAAAG GGCCAGGGAGTTTTGTCTGAGAAGCTTCGAAGTTTCAGCATGCAGGATCTCACTCTGATCCGAGATGAAGATACTGTGCATATGCGGAGCCGTGATCCACAGCTGCACCCCTCTGGGGCGAGTCTTCTGGAAACCATTGAAGACTCAG CTTCCTGTTACTCCtcaggagaggagagcagtgtGGCACATCGGTCTAACGGAGCCCCATCAGATACTAGAACAGACCCATCAGATGAAGATGCAGGAGACAAACTTCCTAAACGTACCCAGAGTCTCAAAACTCCTAAAAAGGTGGTGAAAGCTGAG cttCCAGTAAGAAGTGTAAAAGCCCGCCCTAAGAAGAAAGCTGCTGGCTCTCTTGCTTCTGGCGAGTCATCCTAA